The Streptomyces sp. NBC_00344 genome includes a window with the following:
- a CDS encoding thiamine-phosphate kinase: protein MKGTVGELGEFGLIRELTSRLTTTPAVRLGPGDDAAVVAAPDRRVVASTDILLEGRHFRRDWSTAYDVGRKAAAQNLADIAAMGAVPTAILLGLVVPAELPATWPTELMDGIRDECQVAGAAVVGGDVVRGETITVAITALGDLRNHEPVTRAGAQPGDVVAVTGWLGWSAAGYAVLSRGFRSPRAFVEAHRRPEPPYHAGPAAAGLGATAMTDVSDGLVADLGHIAEASKVRIDLRAGLIDIPTQMNDIGQAVGVDPLQWVLTGGEDHAMVATFPPDVKLPARWKVIGEVLNPSALPQVTVDGAPWTSKGGWDHFGDDPS, encoded by the coding sequence ATGAAGGGCACCGTGGGGGAGCTCGGGGAGTTCGGGCTGATCAGAGAGCTCACCTCCCGGCTCACCACCACCCCGGCGGTACGGCTGGGGCCGGGCGACGACGCCGCGGTCGTGGCCGCACCGGACCGGCGGGTGGTGGCGAGTACGGACATCCTGCTCGAGGGCCGGCACTTCCGCCGCGACTGGTCCACCGCATACGACGTGGGCCGCAAGGCGGCAGCCCAGAACCTCGCGGACATCGCGGCCATGGGCGCGGTACCGACCGCGATACTTCTGGGCCTCGTCGTGCCGGCCGAGCTCCCGGCCACCTGGCCGACCGAACTGATGGACGGGATCCGCGACGAGTGCCAGGTCGCGGGTGCGGCCGTGGTCGGCGGCGATGTCGTACGGGGAGAGACGATCACGGTCGCCATCACCGCCCTCGGCGACCTGCGCAACCACGAACCGGTCACCAGGGCGGGCGCCCAGCCGGGCGATGTCGTCGCTGTCACCGGCTGGTTGGGCTGGTCCGCGGCCGGATACGCGGTCCTCTCCCGGGGCTTCCGCTCGCCGCGCGCCTTCGTCGAAGCACATCGGCGCCCCGAACCCCCGTACCACGCGGGCCCCGCGGCTGCCGGGCTCGGCGCCACCGCGATGACCGACGTCAGTGACGGCCTGGTGGCCGATCTCGGTCACATCGCCGAGGCCAGCAAGGTCCGGATCGATCTGCGGGCCGGACTCATCGACATCCCCACCCAGATGAACGACATCGGGCAGGCCGTCGGAGTGGATCCGCTGCAGTGGGTGCTCACCGGAGGGGAGGACCACGCCATGGTGGCGACCTTCCCGCCGGACGTGAAACTGCCTGCCCGCTGGAAGGTGATCGGTGAGGTGCTCAACCCCTCGGCGCTGCCCCAGGTGACGGTCGACGGAGCACCGTGGACGAGCAAGGGCGGCTGGGACCACTTCGGGGACGACCCCTCATGA
- a CDS encoding Lrp/AsnC family transcriptional regulator, whose translation MVQAYILIQTEVGKATTVAELVGKIPGVIQAEDVTGPYDVIARAQADTVDELGRIVVAKVQQVDGITRTLTCPVVHL comes from the coding sequence GTGGTACAGGCGTACATCCTTATCCAGACCGAAGTGGGCAAGGCGACAACTGTCGCCGAGCTCGTCGGCAAGATCCCCGGGGTGATCCAGGCGGAAGACGTGACAGGGCCTTATGACGTGATCGCTCGGGCGCAGGCCGACACGGTCGATGAGCTGGGCCGCATCGTGGTCGCCAAGGTCCAGCAAGTGGACGGCATTACCCGCACGCTGACCTGCCCGGTCGTCCACCTGTAG